Genomic segment of Terriglobia bacterium:
GAACGCCGAGGCCCTGCTGGCCGCCGCGGGCGACGGACGGGCTTCCGGGAGGAAGTCGTGAAGAGAATCGCGGTCTATCCGGGCACGTTCGACCCGGTCACGAACGGCCATCTCGACCTCGTCGAGCGCGGGCGGAGGCGGTTCGACCGTCTCGTCATGGCGATCCTGAGCAACGAGGAGAAGCAGCCGATGTTCACCCTCGAGGAGCGGATCGGCTTCCTCCGCGACGCGACGTCCCCATGGCCCGACGTCGAGGTGGCCACCTTCGACGGCTTGCTCGTCGCGTACGCCCGCCGCATCGGCGCTTCGGTGATCCTGAGGGGGCTCCGCGCCGTCTCGGACTTCGAGTACGAGCTCCAGATGGCGATGATGAATCGCCGTCTCGAGCCGGAGGTCGAGACGGTGTTCCTGATGCCCAGCGAGGCGTACTCGTACGTCTCCTCGAAGCTCGTGCGGGAGGTGGCGAGGCTGGGCGGGAACGTCGACGGGCTCGTGCCCGCCGCCGTGGCGCGCGCGCTCGAGCGGCGCCACGCGGGGCCGCGTTGAGCGTCGCGCCGCCGCGTCGCCTTCCGTACGGAACGGAGGGGATGGACCTCCCGGCGGCGCCGTTCCGCCTGGACGCCGTGACCCCGCCGCGCCCCCCCTCACCACCGATCGGCGACGACGGCATCCGCGAGGCCCTCCTGCGCCCCGTGGCGTCACCCAGCCTGGCCGAGATCTTCCACGGCGCGCGCCGGGTGCTGGTGGTGGTCTCCGACGCGACGCGCACCACCGGATGCGACCGGTACCTGCCGCCGCTCATCGATCACGTCCGCGCCGCCTCCCGGGCCGAGATCCGCTTCGCGGTGGCCAGCGGGATCCACCGCCGGCCGACGCCCCAGGACGTCGATTCGATCCTCGGGCCGCGCCTCGCGGCGGGTCACGAGATCATTCTCCACGACCCCGACGACCGGTCCGCGCTCGAGGAACTCGGGCGGACGCGAGCGGGGACGCCGGTCGCGATCCACGCGGCGGTCCGGGAGCAGGATCGGATCGTGCTGACCGGAGCGGTGGGCTTCCACTACTACGCCGGCTTCTCCGGCGGACGGAAGGCGCTGGTGCCGGGGCTCGCTTCGAGAGCCACGGTCACGGCGAACCACCTGCGCGCGCTGAGGACCGACGGGACGCGCCACCCGCTGGCGCGGGCGGGTCGCCTCGGGGGCAACCCCGTGCACCTGGACATGACCGATGGAGCTTCTCTCGTGGGGCCTCACCTCCTCATCAATTCCGTGCTCGGTGAGGACGGGGGGATCGAGCGCCTCTGGGTCGGCCATTGGCGGAGGGCTCACGAGGCCGCATGTCGCTACGTGCGCGCGGCGCGGAGCGTGAAGGTCCGCCCTCGCGACCTCGTGGTGGCCTCCGCCGGCGGGGAGCCGACCGACATCAATCTGATCCAGGCGCACAAGGCCTTCGAGGCGGGCGTCGCGGCGGTCAAGCCGGGCGGGACGTTCGTGCTGGTCGCGCGGTGCCGGGAGAAGGCGGGGCACTCCGACTTCCTCCCGTTCTTCCGGCACGGGTGCGAGGAGGCAATGGTGAAGGCGCTCAAGAGCGATTTTCGCGTCTATCGACAGACGGCGCTGTCCTGGTTCCTGAAGGCGAGAAGGTGCCGCTTGATCCTCGTCTCCGGTCTCGCCGCGGATACGGTCCGGCTGCTCGGGGCCGAGCCGGCGCGGGACCTCGAGGAGGCGTTCCGCCTGGCGATCGGGACCGTGCGGGCCGGATCTCGCGGCTGGGTCCTGGCGCACGGCAGCCGGCTCCTCATCGAGGGGGACGCGCGCGCTTGACCCCCTTCGCGAGCGGCCCCTATACTCGCAAGGAATGAAGCCAGCCGTGTTCCTCGCGTCGTTCGTGATCCTCGGCGTCGCCGCGGCCGCGGCTCCGGCGGAGCCGCGGGTCCGCCTCGTGGACTTCGACGACGTCGTCACGCCCGTCAGCGCGGGGCGCGTGGTCGACGCCATCGACCGGGCCGACCGGGACGGCGACAGCCTGGTCCTGATCCGGCTGGACACGCCCGGCGGGCTCGTGGCCTCCCTCGAGCGGATCGTGCAGAGCGAGCTCCGGGCGAAGACGCCGGTGGTCGCTTGGGTGGGGCCCGCGGGAGCGAAGGCGGCCTCCGCGGGGTTCCTCATGTTGATCGCCGCCGACGTGGCGGCCATGGCGCCCGGCACCCACACCGGCGCGGCCGCGGTGATCTCCTCGCTCTTCGGGGCGAATCCCGAGAGCGACGTCGGCCTGAAGAAAGCCTCGAGCGACGTCGCCGCGCGGGCGCGGACCCTGGCCGAGCACCGGGGCCGGAACGTGGACGCGTGCGAGAAAG
This window contains:
- the coaD gene encoding pantetheine-phosphate adenylyltransferase translates to MKRIAVYPGTFDPVTNGHLDLVERGRRRFDRLVMAILSNEEKQPMFTLEERIGFLRDATSPWPDVEVATFDGLLVAYARRIGASVILRGLRAVSDFEYELQMAMMNRRLEPEVETVFLMPSEAYSYVSSKLVREVARLGGNVDGLVPAAVARALERRHAGPR
- the larA gene encoding nickel-dependent lactate racemase, translated to MDLPAAPFRLDAVTPPRPPSPPIGDDGIREALLRPVASPSLAEIFHGARRVLVVVSDATRTTGCDRYLPPLIDHVRAASRAEIRFAVASGIHRRPTPQDVDSILGPRLAAGHEIILHDPDDRSALEELGRTRAGTPVAIHAAVREQDRIVLTGAVGFHYYAGFSGGRKALVPGLASRATVTANHLRALRTDGTRHPLARAGRLGGNPVHLDMTDGASLVGPHLLINSVLGEDGGIERLWVGHWRRAHEAACRYVRAARSVKVRPRDLVVASAGGEPTDINLIQAHKAFEAGVAAVKPGGTFVLVARCREKAGHSDFLPFFRHGCEEAMVKALKSDFRVYRQTALSWFLKARRCRLILVSGLAADTVRLLGAEPARDLEEAFRLAIGTVRAGSRGWVLAHGSRLLIEGDARA